One genomic segment of Burkholderia multivorans ATCC BAA-247 includes these proteins:
- the maiA gene encoding maleylacetoacetate isomerase encodes MQLHSFFNSSTSYRVRIALALKGLSYDTLPVNIRIGAHRDAHYVDDVNPSASVPALVDGDFRLGQSLAIIDYLDATHPQPRLIPVDPRQRARVLELALLIACDIHPVNNLRVLRYLDGELDVTPQQKSAWYRHWIAEGMAGVERLLARADTGPWCFGDAPTLADVCLVPQVANALRMDCDLSAYPRSLAVYEHAQREPAFLAAQPQRQPDYVA; translated from the coding sequence GTGCAACTGCATAGCTTCTTCAACAGTTCGACGTCCTACCGGGTGCGCATTGCGCTCGCGCTGAAAGGGCTGTCTTACGACACGCTGCCGGTGAACATCCGCATCGGCGCGCATCGCGACGCGCACTACGTCGACGACGTCAATCCCTCCGCGTCGGTGCCCGCGCTCGTCGACGGCGATTTCCGCCTCGGTCAGTCGCTCGCGATCATCGACTATCTCGACGCAACGCATCCGCAGCCGCGGCTGATTCCCGTCGATCCGCGACAGCGTGCGCGCGTGCTCGAGCTTGCGCTGCTGATCGCCTGCGACATCCATCCGGTGAACAACCTGCGCGTGCTGCGCTATCTCGACGGCGAACTCGACGTGACGCCGCAGCAGAAGAGCGCGTGGTACCGGCACTGGATCGCCGAAGGGATGGCGGGCGTCGAGCGCCTGCTCGCGCGCGCCGACACGGGGCCGTGGTGCTTCGGCGATGCGCCGACGCTGGCCGACGTGTGCCTCGTCCCGCAGGTCGCGAACGCGCTGCGGATGGACTGCGATCTGAGCGCGTATCCGCGCAGCCTCGCGGTGTACGAACATGCGCAGCGCGAGCCGGCCTTCTTGGCCGCCCAGCCGCAGCGGCAACCGGATTACGTCGCCTGA
- a CDS encoding LysR substrate-binding domain-containing protein: MDWTYRLRLRHLQVLLSLASTGNLSQSAAALATTQPALSKWLKELEEDVGLPLFERHARGLRPTPYGDALIEHARRVEAQLDVARDDMAALREGGSGLVTIGTSGVAAADTVPLAVSQLLKRMPRAQVRLNESTLVQLMPQLARGELDIVVGRTGSASVDPLLQVETLYVDPVVFVARPDHPLAGAASVGWDEVLSYTWIVWPAGTPVHNALQAALSAAGRTQPPHCVESNSSLLNLTLLNNTDLLGVASQRAARRFEQLNAIRILPMRLEGQGAVAMYWHPDSANRAAVAAAIECLRACAAPQIGGWEKETAD, encoded by the coding sequence ATGGACTGGACTTACCGTCTGCGGCTGCGGCATCTGCAGGTGCTCCTGAGTCTGGCGAGCACCGGCAATCTGAGCCAGTCGGCGGCGGCGCTCGCGACCACGCAGCCGGCGTTGTCGAAGTGGCTGAAGGAACTCGAAGAGGACGTCGGGCTGCCGCTCTTCGAGCGGCATGCGCGCGGGTTGCGGCCGACGCCGTACGGCGACGCGCTGATCGAGCACGCGCGCCGCGTGGAGGCGCAACTCGACGTCGCGCGCGACGACATGGCCGCACTGCGCGAAGGCGGCAGCGGCCTCGTGACGATCGGCACATCGGGCGTCGCGGCCGCCGACACGGTGCCGCTCGCGGTGTCGCAATTGCTGAAACGGATGCCGCGCGCGCAGGTGCGGCTCAACGAAAGCACGCTGGTGCAGCTGATGCCACAGCTCGCGCGCGGCGAACTGGACATCGTCGTCGGCCGCACCGGCTCCGCGTCGGTCGATCCGCTGCTGCAGGTCGAAACGCTGTACGTCGATCCGGTCGTGTTCGTCGCGCGGCCCGATCACCCGCTCGCCGGCGCGGCTTCGGTCGGCTGGGACGAGGTGCTGTCGTACACGTGGATCGTGTGGCCGGCCGGCACGCCGGTGCACAATGCGCTGCAGGCGGCGCTATCGGCGGCCGGCCGCACGCAGCCGCCGCATTGCGTCGAATCGAACTCGTCGCTCCTCAATCTGACGCTGCTGAACAATACGGACCTGCTCGGCGTCGCGTCGCAACGTGCCGCGCGACGTTTCGAGCAACTGAATGCGATCCGGATCCTGCCGATGCGGCTCGAAGGCCAGGGCGCGGTCGCGATGTACTGGCACCCGGACAGCGCGAACCGCGCGGCCGTCGCGGCCGCGATCGAATGCCTGCGCGCATGCGCCGCGCCGCAGATCGGTGGATGGGAAAAGGAAACGGCGGATTAG
- a CDS encoding fumarylacetoacetate hydrolase family protein — MTFVFPPEAPVALPVAGSDARFPVRRVYCVGRNYAAHAREMGFDPDREPPFFFCKPADAVVPVAYGETLELAYPSQTQNYHYEAELVAVIGKGGADIPLDSALDHVWGYAVGLDMTRRDLQMKMREMGRPWEIGKAFDRSAPIGPVHRASAVGHFEQGGLWLTVNGATKQKSDVSHLIWSVAETVADLSKFFRLEPGDVIFTGTPEGVGAVVRGDEMKVGVERLGELTVRVV, encoded by the coding sequence ATGACTTTCGTTTTCCCGCCCGAAGCCCCGGTCGCACTTCCTGTCGCCGGCAGCGATGCCCGTTTTCCGGTGCGCCGCGTCTACTGCGTCGGCCGCAACTATGCCGCCCATGCGCGCGAGATGGGCTTCGATCCCGATCGCGAGCCGCCGTTCTTCTTCTGCAAGCCGGCCGACGCCGTCGTGCCGGTCGCATACGGCGAAACGCTCGAACTCGCGTATCCGTCGCAGACGCAGAACTATCACTACGAAGCCGAACTGGTCGCGGTAATCGGCAAGGGCGGGGCCGACATTCCGCTCGACAGCGCGCTCGACCACGTGTGGGGCTATGCGGTCGGCCTCGACATGACGCGCCGCGACCTGCAGATGAAGATGCGCGAGATGGGCCGCCCGTGGGAAATCGGCAAGGCGTTCGACCGCTCGGCGCCGATCGGCCCGGTGCATCGGGCGAGCGCAGTCGGCCATTTCGAGCAGGGCGGCCTGTGGCTGACCGTCAACGGTGCGACGAAGCAGAAGAGCGACGTGTCGCACCTGATCTGGTCGGTCGCGGAGACGGTCGCGGACCTGTCGAAATTCTTCCGCCTCGAACCGGGCGACGTGATCTTTACCGGCACGCCGGAAGGCGTGGGCGCGGTCGTGCGCGGCGACGAGATGAAGGTCGGTGTCGAGCGGCTCGGCGAACTCACCGTGCGCGTCGTCTGA
- a CDS encoding 3-hydroxybenzoate 6-monooxygenase, which produces MNQAGDKGRRVLVIGGGIGGLATALALARQGIRVKLLEQAAQIGEIGAGIQLAANAFNALDALGVGEAARSRAVFTDRLQLMDAVDAHEVARIDTGAAYRARFGNPYAVIHRADIHLSIYEAVRNHPLIEFRTSTQVCGFEQDGNGVTVVDQHGERYRAEAVIGCDGVKSAIRHALIGDAHRVTGHVVYRAVVDVENMPADLQINAPVVWAGPHCHLVHYPLRGGRQYNLVVTFHSREQETWGVRDGSKEEVLSYFEGIHALPRQMLDRPTSWKRWATADRDPVERWSAGRATVLGDAAHPMTQYIAQGACQALEDAVTLGAAVAQTDGDFEAAFALYERVRIPRTARVLYSAREMGRIYHAKGVERQVRNALWVGRTQSQFYDALEWLHGWRADDCLKPVA; this is translated from the coding sequence ATGAATCAGGCAGGAGACAAGGGTCGCCGCGTGCTCGTGATCGGCGGCGGCATCGGCGGGCTGGCGACGGCGCTCGCGCTCGCGCGGCAGGGCATCCGCGTGAAGCTGCTCGAGCAGGCCGCGCAGATCGGCGAGATCGGGGCGGGCATCCAGCTCGCCGCGAACGCGTTCAATGCGCTGGACGCGCTCGGCGTCGGCGAGGCGGCGCGCAGCCGCGCGGTGTTTACCGACCGGCTGCAGCTGATGGATGCGGTCGATGCGCACGAAGTCGCGCGCATCGATACCGGCGCCGCGTATCGCGCACGGTTCGGCAATCCGTATGCGGTGATTCATCGCGCGGACATCCATCTGTCGATCTACGAGGCGGTCAGGAATCATCCGCTGATCGAATTTCGCACCAGCACGCAGGTGTGCGGCTTTGAACAGGACGGCAACGGCGTGACCGTGGTCGATCAGCACGGCGAACGCTATCGCGCCGAGGCGGTGATCGGCTGCGACGGCGTGAAATCGGCGATCCGCCACGCGCTGATCGGCGACGCGCATCGCGTGACGGGGCACGTGGTCTACCGCGCGGTCGTCGACGTCGAGAACATGCCGGCCGATCTGCAGATCAATGCGCCCGTCGTATGGGCCGGCCCGCATTGCCATCTCGTCCACTATCCGCTGCGCGGCGGCCGCCAGTACAACCTCGTCGTCACGTTCCACAGCCGCGAGCAGGAAACCTGGGGCGTGCGCGACGGCAGCAAGGAGGAAGTGCTGTCGTATTTCGAGGGCATTCATGCGCTGCCCAGGCAGATGCTCGATCGGCCGACGTCGTGGAAGCGCTGGGCGACGGCCGACCGCGATCCGGTCGAGCGCTGGAGCGCGGGCCGCGCGACGGTGCTCGGCGACGCCGCGCATCCGATGACGCAGTACATCGCGCAGGGCGCCTGTCAGGCGCTCGAGGATGCGGTCACGCTCGGCGCGGCCGTCGCGCAGACCGATGGCGATTTCGAGGCCGCGTTCGCGCTGTACGAACGCGTGCGGATTCCGCGTACCGCGCGCGTGCTGTATTCGGCGCGCGAAATGGGGCGCATCTATCACGCGAAGGGCGTCGAGCGGCAGGTGCGCAATGCGCTGTGGGTCGGACGCACGCAGTCGCAGTTCTACGACGCGCTCGAGTGGCTGCATGGATGGCGCGCCGACGACTGCCTGAAGCCGGTCGCGTAA
- the gtdA gene encoding gentisate 1,2-dioxygenase, which translates to MTTRHPDPSRAAYYARIAEQRLTPLWESLHSLVPKTPQPAARPAIWKYAQVRDLVMQAGDVISAEEAVRRVLVLENPGLPGRSSMTPNLYAGLQLILPGEIAPSHRHTQSALRFIVEGGGAWTAVNGERTTMHPGDFIITPSWTWHDHGNPSVEAGGEPVVWLDGLDIPLVAHLDAGFAENYPEAVQPVSRPEGDSFARYGHNMVPVRHRATDPTSPIFSYPYARSREALDALYRNGELDAWDGVKLRYVNPATGGWPMPTIATFMQFLPAGFDGRTYRSTDATIYCVVEGSGTAHIGGDAFAFEPHDIFVAPSWAPVRLSASSDSVLFSYSDRPVLSALNLLREARD; encoded by the coding sequence ATGACGACCCGACATCCGGACCCGTCGCGCGCCGCCTATTACGCGCGCATCGCCGAGCAGCGCCTGACGCCGCTGTGGGAGTCGCTGCACAGCCTCGTGCCGAAGACGCCGCAACCGGCCGCCCGGCCCGCGATCTGGAAGTACGCGCAGGTGCGCGATCTGGTGATGCAGGCTGGCGACGTGATCAGCGCCGAAGAGGCCGTGCGCCGCGTGCTGGTGCTGGAGAATCCGGGGCTGCCCGGCCGTTCGAGCATGACGCCGAACCTGTACGCGGGCCTGCAGCTGATCCTGCCCGGCGAGATCGCGCCGAGCCATCGCCATACGCAATCGGCGCTGCGCTTCATCGTCGAAGGGGGCGGCGCGTGGACCGCGGTGAACGGCGAGCGCACGACGATGCATCCGGGCGACTTCATCATCACGCCGTCGTGGACCTGGCACGACCACGGCAATCCGTCCGTGGAAGCGGGCGGCGAGCCGGTCGTGTGGCTCGACGGGCTCGACATCCCGCTCGTCGCGCATCTCGACGCGGGGTTCGCGGAGAACTACCCGGAAGCCGTGCAGCCCGTCAGCCGGCCCGAAGGCGACAGCTTCGCGCGCTACGGCCACAACATGGTGCCGGTGCGGCATCGCGCGACCGATCCGACCTCGCCGATCTTCAGCTACCCGTATGCGCGCAGCCGCGAGGCGCTCGACGCGCTGTACCGGAACGGCGAACTCGACGCTTGGGACGGCGTGAAGCTGCGCTACGTGAACCCGGCGACCGGCGGCTGGCCGATGCCGACGATCGCGACCTTCATGCAGTTCCTGCCGGCCGGCTTCGACGGCCGCACCTATCGCAGCACCGACGCGACGATCTACTGCGTCGTCGAAGGCAGCGGCACCGCGCATATCGGCGGCGACGCGTTCGCGTTCGAGCCGCACGACATCTTCGTCGCGCCGTCGTGGGCGCCGGTGCGGCTGTCGGCATCGTCCGACAGCGTGCTGTTCAGCTATTCCGACCGGCCCGTGCTGTCCGCGCTGAACCTGCTGCGCGAAGCGCGCGACTGA
- a CDS encoding MFS transporter: MNTTLSVDVSEWIDRRRVSPFQIAIVVLCFLIVAIDGFDTASIGFVAPVIRAEWQLSPAQLAPVFGAGLAGLMAGALAFGPFGDRFGRKRLLLACVACFGVASAASASAGGVTELIAWRFVTGLGLGGAMPNAITLTSEHCPARRRSLLVTTMFCGFTIGSALGGLVAASLIERDGWRAVLVVGGVAPLLLLPVLAWRLPESVRYLVNSGAARERIAALLSRIAPDPHLAHASFVAPRGKPAASPLGRLFGPDLLRGTLLLWLAFFMSLLVIYLLSSWLPTLLRTTGATLQTAARVTAMFQIGGTLGAIVLGWLMDRFDPHRVLACSYVAAGVFVAAIGICAASPWGAALAVFAAGFCVSGSQVGANALSAAFYPTDCRTTGVSWANGIGRGGSVVGSMAGGAMLAAGLPLPTAFAVVAVPCVVAGLAVLVLGAVRGGTRREAGADAIAGENV, from the coding sequence ATGAATACCACGCTGTCCGTCGACGTCAGCGAATGGATCGACCGGCGTCGCGTGTCGCCGTTTCAGATCGCGATCGTCGTGCTGTGCTTTCTCATCGTCGCGATCGACGGGTTCGACACCGCGTCGATCGGATTCGTCGCGCCCGTGATCCGGGCGGAATGGCAACTGTCGCCTGCGCAGCTCGCGCCGGTGTTCGGCGCGGGGCTGGCCGGGCTGATGGCCGGCGCACTGGCGTTCGGGCCGTTCGGCGACCGGTTCGGGCGGAAGCGGCTGCTGCTCGCCTGCGTCGCATGCTTCGGCGTCGCGAGCGCCGCGTCCGCGAGTGCGGGCGGTGTCACGGAACTGATCGCGTGGCGCTTCGTGACAGGGCTCGGGCTTGGCGGTGCAATGCCGAACGCGATCACGCTGACGTCCGAACACTGTCCCGCGCGTCGCCGTTCGCTGCTCGTGACGACGATGTTCTGCGGCTTCACGATCGGCTCGGCGCTCGGCGGCCTCGTCGCCGCATCGCTGATCGAACGCGACGGCTGGCGCGCGGTGCTCGTCGTCGGCGGTGTCGCGCCGCTGCTGTTGCTGCCGGTGCTCGCATGGCGGCTGCCGGAATCGGTGCGCTATCTGGTGAACAGCGGCGCGGCGCGCGAGCGGATCGCGGCGCTGCTGAGCCGCATCGCGCCGGATCCGCATCTCGCGCACGCGTCGTTCGTCGCGCCGCGCGGCAAGCCGGCGGCGTCGCCGCTCGGCCGGCTGTTCGGGCCCGATCTGCTGCGCGGTACGCTGCTGCTGTGGCTCGCATTCTTCATGAGTCTGCTCGTGATCTACCTGCTGTCGAGCTGGCTGCCGACGCTGCTGCGCACGACCGGCGCGACGCTGCAGACCGCCGCGCGCGTGACCGCGATGTTTCAGATCGGCGGTACGCTCGGTGCGATCGTGCTCGGCTGGCTGATGGACCGCTTCGATCCGCATCGCGTGCTGGCCTGCAGCTACGTGGCGGCCGGCGTGTTCGTCGCGGCGATCGGCATCTGCGCGGCATCGCCGTGGGGCGCCGCGCTGGCCGTGTTCGCAGCCGGCTTCTGCGTGTCTGGCTCGCAGGTGGGGGCGAATGCGCTATCGGCGGCGTTCTATCCGACCGACTGCCGGACGACGGGCGTCAGCTGGGCCAACGGGATCGGGCGCGGCGGGTCGGTGGTCGGCTCGATGGCGGGCGGCGCAATGCTCGCGGCGGGGCTGCCGCTGCCGACCGCCTTTGCCGTCGTCGCGGTGCCGTGTGTGGTTGCGGGGCTTGCCGTTCTCGTGCTCGGCGCGGTGCGCGGCGGCACGCGGCGCGAGGCCGGCGCCGACGCGATCGCGGGCGAGAACGTGTGA